Proteins co-encoded in one Quercus robur chromosome 8, dhQueRobu3.1, whole genome shotgun sequence genomic window:
- the LOC126694284 gene encoding cellulose synthase-like protein E6, whose protein sequence is MKKISFVFLEEISLHQLQKLVVFLLTQFLDRETTNAYSETHTHTMGKGGGGEDAVMLPLFETKEARFRGAYKVFAFTVFVGICLIWVYRLTHIPRAGEQGRWAWIGMFMAELCFGLYWILTQSCRFKVVYNHPFKERLSNRCKDKLPSVDIFVCTADPKMEPPTMVINTVLSVMSYNYPPEKLSVYLSDDGGSDLTFYALIEASNFSKHWIPFCKKFNVEPRFPGAYFSQQIDVHDIKYAQEWLAIKKLYKQMENRIDSAIEMGEIPKEIRDQHKGFSEWNSKVTKQDHQSIVKIMIDGRDENAVDIYGGRLPTLVYMAREKRPQWSHNFKAGAMNALIRVSSKISNAPFILNLDCDMYANDADIIRETLCFFMDEKKGHEISFVQFPQNYDNITKNDIYACSISVANNVELVGIGGYGAALYCGTGCLHRRESLYGKVYSKDYGGELNVEFKTNADKAVNELEEVSKFLANCNYEKDTQWGKKMGVIYGCPVEDVVTGLAIQCRGWKSLYYNPNRKAFLGVAPTTLDVVLVQQKRWSEGMFQIFFSKYCPFTYGHGKIKLGAQMGYCMYLLWAPISFPTLYYVIVPPLCLFHGISLFPQVESIWFWPFAYVFVARNACSIAEALSCGDTLKAWWNGQRIWLIRRTTSYFFGFIDTISRQLGLSETTFAITTKVVIEDVLKRYEEEVIEFGSSTIMVTIIAVLALLHIFSLIGGIKKIFLDLEFIKLDQLILHVILSLLLVMINIPVYQALFIRNDEGRIPSSVLLKSVVLVSLACLIPIV, encoded by the exons ATGAAAAAAATCTCTTTTGTCTTTCTAGAAGAAATATCATTGCATCAACTACAGAAATTAGTGGTCTTCCTTCTAACTCAATTTCTCGATCGTGAGACCACAAACGCATACtcagaaacacacacacacactatggGAAAAGGAGGCGGCGGAGAAGACGCAGTTATGCTTCCATTGTTTGAGACAAAAGAAGCAAGATTTAGAGGTGCATATAAGGTGTTTGCTTTCACAGTCTTTGTTGGTATATGTTTGATATGGGTTTACAGATTGACTCATATCCCAAGAGCTGGAGAACAAGGGAGATGGGCTTGGATTGGTATGTTCATGGCTGAGCTATGCTTTGGTTTGTACTGGATACTCACTCAGTCTTGTCGTTTTAAGGTTGTTTATAATCACCCTTTCAAGGAAAGACTCTCAAACAG ATGCAAAGACAAGTTACCAAGTGTTGACATTTTCGTGTGCACAGCAGACCCTAAGATGGAGCCACCAACTATGGTGATCAACACTGTCCTATCAGTCATGTCATACAATTATCCACCTGAGAAGTTAAGTGTTTATCTTTCTGATGATGGTGGGTCAGATTTGACATTCTATGCTCTCATCGAGGCCTCTAATTTCTCTAAGCATTGGATAcccttttgtaaaaaatttaatgtcGAACCAAGATTCCCAGGTGCCTACTTCTCCCAACAAATTGACGTTCATGACATAAAATATGCCCAAGAATGGTTGGCTATCAAG AAACTATACAAACAAATGGAAAATCGGATTGACTCGGCTATTGAAATGGGAGAGATTCCAAAAGAAATAAGGGACCAACACAAAGGATTTTCAGAATGGAACTCCAAAGTAACAAAGCAAGATCACCAGTCAATTGTGAAG attatgaTTGATGGAAGGGACGAAAATGCGGTTGATATATATGGAGGGCGATTGCCAACGCTAGTGTACATGGCACGAGAAAAAAGACCCCAATGGTCTCACAACTTCAAAGCTGGAGCTATGAATGCACTG ATAAGAGTGTCGTCTAAGATAAGCAATGCCCCTTTTATCCTCAACTTGGACTGTGACATGTATGCAAATGATGCAGACATAATACGAGAGACACTATGTTTTTTCATGGATGAAAAGAAAGGCCATGAGATCTCTTTTGTGCAATTTCCACAaaattatgacaatattacCAAGAATGATATTTATGCGTGTTCTATTTCGGTAGCTAATAAC GTTGAGCTTGTTGGTATAGGTGGATATGGTGCAGCCCTGTATTGTGGCACTGGATGTCTCCATAGAAGAGAAAGCCTTTATGGTAAAGTATATTCTAAGGATTATGGAGGAGAATTGAATGTAGAATTCAAAACAAATGCAGATAAAGCTGTTAATGAATTAGAAGAAGTTTCAAAATTCCTTGCTAACTGTAACTATGAGAAAGACACTCAGTGGGGGAAAAAg ATGGGAGTGATTTATGGGTGCCCGGTTGAAGATGTTGTAACTGGCTTGGCTATCCAATGCAGGGGCTGGAAATCACTTTATTATAATCCAAATAGAAAGGCCTTCCTGGGTGTTGCTCCAACTACCTTAGATGTAGTTCTTGTTCAACAAAAGAGGTGGTCTGAAGGCATGTTTCAAATATTTTTCTCCAAATATTGCCCTTTCACATATGGGCATGGCAAGATAAAATTGGGTGCCCAAATGGGATATTGTATGTATCTTTTATGGGCTCCAATTTCCTTCCCAACACTCTATTATGTGATTGTTCCTCCTCTTTGCCTGTTTCATGGAATTTCCTTATTCCCCCAG GTTGAAAGCATATGGTTCTGGCCCTTTGCCTATGTTTTTGTAGCCAGGAATGCTTGCAGCATAGCTGAGGCCCTCAGTTGTGGGGATACACTCAAAGCTTGGTGGAATGGGCAGCGAATCTGGTTGATCCGAAGAACTACTTCGTACTTTTTCGGGTTCATTGACACCATTAGCAGGCAATTAGGCCTATCAGAAACAACATTTGCTATCACAACTAAGGTAGTTATAGAAGATGTGTTGAAGAGGTACGAGGAAGAAGTCATAGAGTTTGGAAGCTCAACCATCATGGTTACGATTATAGCAGTGTTGGCATTACTGCACATCTTCAGCTTAATTGGGGGAatcaaaaagatttttcttgATTTGGAGTTCATAAAATTAGACCAATTGATCTTGCATGTTATTCTTAGCTTGCTACTTGTCATGATCAATATACCAGTGTACCAAGCACTCTTCATCCGCAATGATGAGGGTCGTATACCATCCTCAGTTTTGTTAAAATCTGTTGTTTTAGTTTCACTAGCTTGTTTGATACCTATAGTTTAG